In Aquimarina sp. TRL1, a single window of DNA contains:
- a CDS encoding amidohydrolase, with amino-acid sequence MKNRFLYSLLILCCISCKKDNKPPLTIFHNGSILTINKQNDIVEAMAIRNKKIIAIGNYHILKDSLQKIYSIKEVDLHQNTLMPGIYDSHSHPITGALKDLFQLNFEWDIPADSLHKSMKHYIKHVNSEIVIGGAWASDFFEKNQIDHPLRWLDAINSTIPILLADDTGHNLWVNSAGLKMGNINRDTPDPKNGRIEKDPQGNPNGVLHENASFLVLDKVTFTEEQYAKSIEYAQKQSLSYGIIAIKDADANKKSIETMYKMDQAGAINMFFAMCQSTPKMARNHPLDIRSFVETAKKNKTDNIDPYFIKFFLDGVPTSSRTAAMLCNYKTDHHHPTPTNGFLHITPELLQQDIANFDKEQFIIKIHAAGDRSAREAINAVEYARKNNPQSTQKHELAHASYIHEYDLLRMKTLNIAADLSPYLWFPSPIIDNILATVCDEKNHDFWPIKNLVKHEVHCIAGSDWPSVAVNLNPWVGIEAMVTRKNPTATNTTKAFWSEQKIPLSDALRIFTINGAISMNKNHESGSLEVGKNADFIILDQSIFDIDPDDISEIKVLSTYYKGVECHRLKP; translated from the coding sequence ATGAAAAATCGTTTCCTATATAGCTTACTGATTCTTTGTTGTATCAGTTGTAAAAAAGATAATAAACCACCCCTCACCATCTTTCATAATGGTTCAATACTAACCATTAATAAGCAGAATGATATTGTCGAGGCTATGGCTATTAGAAATAAAAAAATAATAGCAATCGGAAATTATCACATCTTAAAAGATTCTTTGCAAAAAATCTATTCCATAAAAGAAGTAGATTTACATCAGAACACTTTAATGCCCGGTATTTATGATTCGCATTCTCATCCAATTACTGGAGCCTTAAAAGATCTTTTTCAATTAAATTTTGAATGGGATATTCCAGCTGATTCTTTACACAAAAGTATGAAGCATTATATAAAGCACGTAAATTCTGAAATCGTCATTGGAGGTGCCTGGGCTAGTGATTTTTTTGAAAAAAATCAGATTGATCACCCCTTAAGATGGTTGGATGCAATCAATAGCACCATTCCTATATTACTAGCAGATGATACGGGTCATAATTTATGGGTGAATAGTGCTGGGTTAAAAATGGGGAACATCAATCGCGATACTCCAGACCCTAAAAATGGAAGAATTGAAAAAGACCCTCAGGGAAACCCCAATGGGGTTCTTCACGAAAATGCTTCCTTTCTGGTACTTGATAAGGTAACCTTCACCGAAGAACAATACGCGAAGTCCATAGAATATGCACAAAAACAATCGCTCTCCTATGGAATTATCGCTATTAAGGATGCAGACGCCAATAAAAAATCCATTGAAACAATGTATAAAATGGATCAAGCTGGTGCTATCAATATGTTTTTTGCCATGTGTCAATCTACACCTAAAATGGCAAGAAATCACCCCCTGGATATCCGGTCTTTTGTAGAAACTGCTAAAAAGAACAAAACCGATAATATCGACCCTTATTTTATCAAATTTTTCTTAGATGGCGTTCCCACTTCCTCTCGAACAGCCGCCATGCTATGCAATTACAAAACGGATCATCATCACCCTACTCCAACTAATGGTTTTTTGCATATTACACCAGAACTACTACAACAAGATATTGCTAATTTCGACAAAGAACAGTTTATCATTAAAATTCATGCTGCCGGAGACAGGTCGGCACGAGAAGCTATTAATGCCGTCGAATATGCTCGTAAAAATAACCCTCAAAGCACTCAAAAACATGAGTTAGCACATGCCAGTTATATACATGAGTACGACCTCCTGAGAATGAAAACACTAAATATCGCAGCAGATCTGTCTCCTTATCTATGGTTTCCAAGTCCCATTATTGATAATATTTTGGCAACCGTTTGTGATGAAAAAAATCATGACTTCTGGCCCATTAAAAACTTGGTAAAGCATGAAGTTCATTGTATAGCAGGTTCTGATTGGCCTTCAGTTGCCGTAAACCTCAATCCATGGGTTGGTATAGAAGCCATGGTAACCCGAAAAAACCCTACAGCAACAAACACTACAAAAGCATTTTGGTCCGAACAAAAAATTCCTTTATCTGATGCCTTGCGAATCTTCACTATAAACGGTGCTATATCAATGAATAAAAACCATGAATCCGGTTCATTAGAAGTTGGTAAAAATGCAGACTTCATCATTCTTGATCAATCCATCTTCGATATTGATCCAGATGATATTAGTGAAATCAAAGTACTGTCAACCTATTACAAAGGAGTTGAATGCCATAGGTTAAAACCATAA
- a CDS encoding TonB-dependent receptor yields MKRALLILVLLTTSTVLSQKTITGHISDTSGNIIPGASVIIEGTSTGTTSDFEGNFTIESSGNTPTLIVSFLGFKTKKISISSTMTTIRVQLEEDAFQLEDIVVTANKTTQRSQDVPLSITAVGAKELARTGSVKAEDYFPSIPNLSISASGGGGAGLGDGRSSGKNIAIRGISGTNTTAFYLDETPLPEFADPRLFDTDRIEVLRGPQGTLYGSNTMGGAVKVITNQPNAYKTSGNIDISGASVKEGDADYSIQGVFNIPILEEKLALRLGTFYAFETGVFDRKRQTHFNGFPLNTGDGTGANPNAIWDNPDGSGTQIPFTGDPIPITLQNSDVSDTHGWRDGETQKENVDDETSFGINAALGIYPSENLKIVPKFIYQKTEGDGLDFADFRPDNFEQYRIGGIDEKYELELLHSSLLIQLGLGEYGELTNNFSFSEVNQFDREDVTERESSGNSSTELTPFDENGDFADLSEAYFYPEFMDRTGALTKVVEELRYSLNNPDKKLNVTAGLFFSSETSKFDGIQPRNSYLGALSNFFGNIGLPDLQEIIAAENFIWFSQDTDFKTDEFALFSEIYWDITPKLKATFGLRYFSYKQELKQKLGGFVAAGGGIPTDEEITDDGFTPKLNLTYTINDKSLLYGSATRGYRLGGANGIVPVIFAEADLAALGLEEAPRTFESDFLWTYEIGSKNTFLQNRLIANASVFHTVWNDLQQRVFLPSGFIFVDNIGKATITGFDLEVKGKVSKNLQIGGAFGYVKAEVNEGSILTASEKGDRILNVPDITASANIQYSHQLKTDQSMFYRLDFQHTGERVNTFSPETEPQFIFDAFSILNARIGYSSSKFDIAVFGKNLTNEIANFGDIISLAAIPFGRYRYAVGRPASYGINVRYKF; encoded by the coding sequence ATGAAAAGAGCGTTACTCATACTTGTCTTGCTTACGACAAGTACTGTGCTATCACAAAAAACGATTACCGGACATATATCAGACACCTCCGGGAATATCATTCCCGGGGCTTCGGTAATCATTGAAGGAACTTCAACAGGCACAACTTCAGATTTTGAAGGTAATTTCACTATTGAATCGTCAGGTAATACACCTACGCTAATTGTTAGCTTTCTGGGTTTTAAAACAAAAAAAATTAGTATTAGCAGTACTATGACAACAATCAGAGTACAGCTAGAAGAAGATGCCTTCCAGTTAGAAGACATTGTCGTTACAGCCAATAAAACGACACAACGATCACAAGATGTTCCGTTAAGTATTACTGCGGTAGGTGCAAAGGAACTAGCCAGAACAGGTTCTGTAAAGGCAGAAGACTATTTTCCTAGTATCCCAAACCTGAGTATCAGTGCTTCTGGAGGGGGAGGCGCCGGGTTAGGAGATGGAAGATCCTCTGGAAAAAATATTGCTATCCGAGGAATTTCAGGAACTAATACCACTGCTTTTTATCTGGATGAAACCCCTCTACCAGAATTTGCTGACCCCAGGTTATTCGACACCGATCGAATCGAAGTATTAAGAGGTCCGCAAGGTACCTTATACGGTTCCAATACGATGGGAGGAGCTGTAAAAGTAATCACTAATCAACCAAATGCCTATAAAACATCAGGTAACATTGATATCTCAGGAGCTTCTGTAAAAGAAGGAGATGCAGACTATAGTATTCAAGGAGTATTTAACATCCCTATTCTCGAAGAAAAACTCGCCTTACGACTAGGGACTTTCTATGCTTTTGAAACAGGGGTCTTTGACAGAAAAAGACAAACTCATTTTAATGGATTCCCTCTAAACACAGGAGATGGTACAGGGGCTAATCCCAATGCCATATGGGATAACCCTGATGGCAGTGGAACTCAAATACCATTTACCGGTGATCCTATCCCGATCACATTACAGAATAGTGATGTTAGTGATACTCATGGTTGGAGAGATGGGGAAACTCAAAAAGAAAATGTAGATGATGAAACTAGTTTTGGAATTAACGCTGCACTTGGTATTTACCCAAGTGAAAACTTAAAAATCGTTCCTAAATTCATCTACCAAAAAACAGAAGGAGATGGTTTGGATTTTGCAGATTTCAGACCGGATAATTTCGAGCAATACCGAATTGGTGGTATCGACGAAAAATACGAACTAGAATTATTACATAGCAGTCTATTAATTCAACTCGGATTGGGAGAATACGGGGAACTTACCAATAATTTTTCCTTCAGTGAGGTGAATCAATTTGACAGAGAAGATGTAACTGAACGAGAAAGTTCTGGGAATTCCAGTACTGAACTAACTCCATTTGACGAAAATGGAGATTTTGCAGACTTATCCGAGGCTTATTTTTATCCGGAATTTATGGATCGCACCGGCGCACTAACCAAAGTGGTAGAAGAGTTGCGATATTCTCTAAACAATCCTGATAAAAAACTAAATGTCACTGCAGGTTTGTTCTTTAGTTCCGAAACTTCAAAATTTGATGGTATACAACCGAGGAACTCCTATCTGGGAGCATTATCTAATTTTTTTGGAAATATTGGGCTTCCTGATCTGCAAGAAATTATCGCTGCTGAGAATTTTATTTGGTTTTCGCAGGATACCGATTTTAAAACAGATGAGTTTGCCCTATTTAGTGAAATATATTGGGATATTACCCCTAAATTAAAAGCTACTTTTGGTTTGCGTTATTTTTCTTACAAACAGGAATTAAAACAAAAACTAGGAGGATTTGTCGCTGCTGGAGGAGGAATCCCTACCGATGAAGAAATTACGGATGATGGGTTTACCCCCAAGCTTAACCTCACGTATACCATTAATGATAAAAGCTTACTTTACGGAAGTGCTACCAGAGGATATCGACTTGGTGGAGCAAATGGTATTGTCCCTGTAATTTTCGCCGAAGCAGATCTGGCTGCCCTGGGACTAGAAGAAGCACCCCGGACTTTCGAATCTGATTTTTTGTGGACATATGAAATTGGTAGTAAAAATACTTTCCTTCAAAATAGATTGATTGCCAATGCTTCTGTTTTTCATACAGTATGGAATGATCTGCAACAACGTGTTTTTCTTCCTTCTGGATTTATTTTTGTAGATAATATTGGTAAAGCAACCATCACCGGATTCGACCTCGAAGTAAAAGGGAAAGTCAGCAAGAATCTTCAGATTGGAGGAGCTTTTGGATATGTAAAGGCCGAAGTAAATGAAGGGAGTATCCTTACCGCTTCAGAAAAAGGAGATAGAATACTAAATGTTCCTGATATTACAGCCAGTGCTAATATTCAATACTCTCATCAACTAAAAACAGATCAATCCATGTTTTACCGCCTGGATTTTCAACATACCGGAGAGCGTGTGAATACATTCTCCCCAGAAACCGAACCTCAATTTATCTTTGATGCTTTCAGTATTCTAAATGCGCGAATTGGGTATTCCTCATCAAAATTTGATATTGCTGTATTTGGCAAAAATCTAACAAATGAAATTGCTAATTTTGGAGATATCATTTCTTTAGCTGCTATTCCTTTTGGAAGATATCGATATGCAGTAGGAAGACCTGCATCCTATGGTATAAATGTGCGATATAAATTTTAA
- a CDS encoding two-component regulator propeller domain-containing protein, with amino-acid sequence MHTSRFYFLFIISIWYSSFLLGQSHTSFKQLSPVNDNKFVIPSKTIQDSIGNIWMLCREGVLVYNGYEYTLLKNKTIFPDIQHNDFINDMIIDADKHIWITSNFGLLTKYTTTTNTFKDMTAFFPQKEAVNAIVAKKNGVWLSTKLGNLYQYTNRNMQHITTVLNQGTEIKNIIDIEVLGTSDVYVGTNSGTIYTYSLSSGKTTEIIGTFTNYPGNIYLTADSNDKIWIGTETYGLFVYDPVEKQFIQDSFFKEKKFNINKEMFLTLYCGKDGYMWGGTDGGGLYKINIHTGEIELFTRYYANELSLSSNTILDINQDNHKNLWITTNYGKLNILPYKNNNIMYHEGSDNHIPLRVLSMYKSSKGILWVGTDGAGLTKITYKPDGTSHETRFFEDPLLNKNFYVQSIVEDQQSNIWFGTYKNGLWFHNTNTSTFQKIPVYNSSNQEATDIRCVFSDSKGRIWVGSNLSINVYNKEQKLLAVFDNNSNGLQGVNTESILEDKEGTIWLGIDGGGLFQCDEDLSDINLSTFIDYSLTNTKYINEMKAARSMAFGNSNEIWLIDRSGRLLRFDITKKEYTYFDHIPSIGEIVFHAVLTDENGDVWLSSKNNGISHFDVEKQTLKTFYDTDGFQDNRFLLRSKFKDKQGLLYFGGVMGVNSFNPSTIRKKAADPRLHIHSVEILNQPVYTILPSKMTHSISSLDSLELAHDQSYFSFRFYAVDNILNPSYYYAYRLKGFDEDWIISQSERLATYTNIPPGDYIFEVKGGTKKGVWDLPSKSISIHIRQPLWNTIPAYLFYFLILVLTIYGIRRWYSLKKKLFLEKVHYKKESELHDLKMNFFAKMSHEIQTPITLILGPIDDMLRKAEKNGNLLLKQRLDIISYNTKRLSRIARELTLVRNKELETLRLIITKNDLYKDVHTIAKSFKELARKRKVDFVINCPKNLANTWYDREKIEHIIYNLLSNAFKFTPKEGNILLNIVPINNKKKIKLSVIDSGPGIPDDELQHIFKLFYQSDIGKKNKGTGIGLALTKELINLHKGKIKIDSNPSEGTTFTIKFPVTEEAYDDTEKVTVTHKEEPNTITPVLDDPSITEKDLMKKTILIVEDNYELQSFLKDLLSDFYNIILAENGEEGYNYAKNTIPDLILSDIMMPELDGIEMCQKLQKEPITKHIPIVLLTAKNSTNAKISGLKSGAIEYINKPFNTNELLLKIKNILITKEHIISKYRKEVISRPKVSMEKSQDELFLEKLMHNINARLDDPNFKMEELASSLHMGYSSLYRKCQSLTGHSLVDFVRVLRLKKAAILITKYGYNISEASFMTGFNDPKYFSKCFKKHFEKTPVVFKKEAKEIGVTTYLNKYQIEIPK; translated from the coding sequence ATGCATACGTCAAGATTCTACTTTTTGTTCATTATTAGTATATGGTATTCCTCTTTTTTGCTAGGTCAAAGCCACACAAGTTTCAAGCAACTTTCTCCCGTTAATGACAATAAGTTTGTTATTCCTTCAAAAACAATTCAGGATTCTATAGGGAATATATGGATGTTATGCAGGGAAGGAGTTTTAGTGTATAATGGATATGAATATACACTTCTTAAGAACAAAACGATCTTCCCAGACATTCAGCACAATGACTTTATTAATGATATGATTATTGATGCTGACAAACATATCTGGATTACTTCTAACTTCGGTCTCTTAACAAAATATACCACGACGACCAATACATTTAAAGACATGACTGCTTTCTTTCCTCAAAAGGAAGCTGTAAATGCAATCGTAGCAAAAAAAAATGGAGTCTGGCTAAGTACCAAACTCGGTAATTTATATCAATATACCAATAGGAATATGCAGCATATTACCACAGTTTTGAATCAGGGAACTGAAATCAAAAATATCATTGATATAGAAGTTCTGGGTACTTCTGATGTATATGTAGGAACTAATAGCGGTACGATCTATACCTATTCGCTATCCTCTGGAAAAACAACCGAAATCATAGGGACTTTTACGAATTATCCCGGAAATATTTACCTCACAGCAGATAGTAATGACAAAATATGGATAGGAACCGAAACCTATGGCTTATTTGTTTATGATCCTGTGGAAAAGCAATTTATTCAAGATTCGTTTTTTAAGGAAAAAAAGTTCAATATCAATAAGGAGATGTTTTTGACATTGTATTGTGGTAAGGATGGATATATGTGGGGAGGTACTGATGGAGGAGGACTATATAAAATAAATATTCATACCGGAGAAATCGAATTATTTACCAGGTACTATGCAAATGAGCTTTCACTAAGCAGTAATACCATCTTAGATATCAATCAAGACAACCATAAAAATTTATGGATTACAACCAATTATGGCAAGCTTAATATTTTACCGTATAAAAATAATAATATCATGTACCATGAAGGCTCTGATAATCATATTCCTCTCAGAGTTCTAAGCATGTACAAAAGCTCTAAAGGAATTTTATGGGTAGGTACTGATGGGGCTGGCTTGACAAAAATAACTTATAAACCTGATGGTACATCTCATGAAACACGTTTTTTTGAAGATCCACTATTGAACAAGAATTTTTATGTACAATCCATTGTAGAAGATCAACAATCCAATATCTGGTTTGGCACTTATAAAAATGGATTATGGTTTCACAATACAAATACGAGTACTTTTCAAAAAATTCCGGTTTATAATTCGAGTAACCAAGAAGCAACGGATATTCGCTGCGTTTTTTCTGATTCCAAGGGGCGTATTTGGGTAGGCTCAAACCTTTCTATTAACGTATACAATAAAGAACAAAAATTACTGGCCGTTTTTGATAATAATTCCAATGGACTACAAGGGGTCAATACAGAAAGTATTCTCGAAGATAAAGAAGGTACTATTTGGTTGGGAATTGACGGAGGGGGATTGTTTCAGTGTGATGAGGATCTCTCGGATATCAACCTTTCTACATTCATAGATTACTCTCTAACAAATACAAAATATATCAATGAAATGAAAGCTGCCAGGTCTATGGCTTTTGGGAATTCAAATGAAATTTGGTTGATCGATCGCTCCGGCAGACTACTAAGGTTTGATATTACTAAAAAGGAATACACCTATTTTGACCATATTCCATCTATTGGAGAAATTGTATTTCACGCGGTTCTTACTGATGAAAACGGAGATGTATGGTTGAGTTCGAAAAATAATGGAATTAGTCACTTCGATGTCGAAAAACAAACGCTCAAGACTTTTTATGATACCGATGGATTTCAGGACAACCGGTTCTTACTCAGAAGTAAGTTTAAAGATAAACAGGGGCTATTGTATTTTGGAGGAGTCATGGGAGTCAATAGTTTTAATCCATCGACTATACGAAAAAAAGCTGCTGACCCCAGATTGCATATTCATAGTGTTGAAATCCTTAATCAACCGGTCTACACCATTTTGCCCTCTAAAATGACTCATAGTATTTCCAGTCTTGATTCTCTCGAGTTAGCGCATGATCAATCCTATTTTTCTTTTAGATTTTATGCTGTCGACAATATCCTGAATCCAAGTTATTATTATGCATATCGGTTAAAGGGCTTTGACGAAGATTGGATCATTAGCCAATCTGAACGCTTAGCTACCTATACCAATATTCCTCCCGGGGATTATATTTTTGAGGTAAAAGGAGGAACCAAAAAAGGTGTTTGGGATCTTCCTTCGAAAAGTATTTCGATTCACATTCGACAGCCTTTATGGAATACAATTCCTGCATATCTTTTTTATTTTCTAATACTAGTCTTAACTATATACGGTATTAGAAGGTGGTATTCGCTAAAAAAGAAATTGTTCCTGGAAAAAGTACATTACAAAAAGGAAAGCGAGTTACACGATTTAAAGATGAATTTCTTTGCCAAAATGTCGCATGAGATTCAAACTCCTATTACCTTAATTCTGGGACCTATTGACGATATGCTTCGAAAAGCTGAAAAAAATGGAAACTTACTTCTAAAACAGCGGCTTGATATTATCTCCTATAATACAAAACGACTTTCCAGAATTGCTCGTGAATTAACTCTGGTTAGAAATAAAGAACTGGAAACATTACGATTAATCATAACTAAAAATGATTTATATAAAGATGTGCATACCATTGCCAAATCATTTAAAGAGCTTGCCCGGAAGAGAAAAGTAGATTTCGTAATAAACTGTCCAAAAAACTTAGCTAATACTTGGTATGATAGAGAAAAAATTGAACATATTATCTATAATTTGCTGTCGAATGCTTTCAAGTTCACTCCCAAAGAAGGAAATATTTTATTAAACATTGTCCCCATTAATAATAAAAAGAAAATCAAATTATCGGTAATAGATTCCGGTCCGGGAATCCCTGATGATGAATTACAGCATATTTTCAAATTATTTTATCAATCGGATATTGGCAAAAAAAACAAAGGAACGGGAATAGGATTAGCACTTACCAAAGAGTTAATAAACTTACACAAAGGAAAAATTAAAATCGATTCAAATCCTTCTGAAGGAACTACCTTCACAATCAAATTCCCCGTTACCGAAGAAGCCTATGATGACACAGAAAAAGTAACCGTTACTCATAAGGAGGAACCTAATACAATTACCCCTGTACTAGACGACCCTTCAATTACGGAGAAAGACCTAATGAAAAAAACTATTCTTATTGTAGAAGATAATTATGAATTACAATCTTTTCTGAAAGATCTTCTAAGTGATTTTTATAATATTATTCTGGCAGAGAATGGAGAAGAAGGATACAATTATGCCAAGAATACAATCCCGGACTTAATTTTGAGCGATATAATGATGCCAGAGTTAGATGGTATCGAAATGTGCCAAAAACTTCAGAAAGAGCCTATAACAAAACATATCCCGATTGTGCTGCTTACAGCTAAAAATTCTACTAACGCCAAAATTTCAGGGTTAAAATCGGGAGCTATAGAATACATCAATAAACCATTTAATACCAATGAGCTACTTCTCAAAATAAAAAACATACTAATTACTAAAGAACACATTATTTCTAAATATAGAAAAGAAGTTATTAGTCGCCCTAAAGTAAGTATGGAAAAATCACAGGATGAACTTTTTTTGGAAAAACTTATGCACAATATCAATGCCCGGTTAGACGATCCTAATTTTAAAATGGAAGAACTGGCTTCCTCCCTTCATATGGGATATTCCAGTTTATACCGAAAATGTCAATCCCTAACAGGACATAGTCTTGTTGACTTTGTCCGGGTACTCCGTTTAAAAAAAGCAGCAATTCTAATCACCAAATATGGATACAATATTTCTGAAGCTTCTTTTATGACCGGATTTAATGATCCTAAATACTTCTCAAAATGTTTTAAAAAACACTTCGAAAAAACACCTGTAGTTTTTAAAAAGGAAGCCAAAGAAATAGGTGTAACTACCTACCTCAATAAATATCAAATAGAGATTCCTAAATAG
- a CDS encoding aldehyde dehydrogenase — protein MKSNFINGKWIDGSSDVTFSIHNPATEEEIQTISEAGNIDIDTAINAAHYQIYQGDWYKMLPNKKEAVLLKYADIIEQHTTELSELLVAEHGKLLADAQKEVGATVNCFRYYAGWATKIEGSTLGVSLSGGNHFAYTQKEPIGVVAAIAPWNVPMMMYAWKIAPALACGCAVVFKPSEETPLTALRLAELSQEAGIPDGVINVVNGRGATVGNYLINHPKVHKITFTGSSQVGKNIGKQAGQNLKEFTLELGGKNPVLVLDDADLNSLPKGTTKGIFYNQGQVCVSGSRIYLPKQKYDTILSDIGDIAKTMKVGHGMDQTSQMGPLVSKSHMEHVIKYIDSGIAAGAEVIAGGNKLYNKGYYVAPTVFSNPDNHKIDILKQEIFGPVLVAVSYDGLDDLIQKANDTPYGLAASIWTKNVSNMHYLLSKLHAGMIYVNSPVRSDPNLPLGGFKQSGIGNELGKASIAAFTRSKSVVISY, from the coding sequence ATGAAATCAAATTTCATAAATGGTAAATGGATTGATGGTTCATCAGACGTTACTTTTAGCATACACAATCCTGCCACCGAAGAAGAAATCCAAACCATCTCAGAAGCAGGAAATATCGATATTGACACTGCTATAAATGCTGCTCATTACCAGATATATCAGGGGGATTGGTATAAAATGCTTCCAAATAAAAAGGAAGCTGTTTTACTCAAATATGCTGATATCATAGAACAACACACTACCGAATTGAGTGAATTACTCGTAGCAGAACATGGAAAACTACTTGCGGATGCCCAAAAAGAAGTGGGTGCTACTGTAAATTGTTTTAGATACTATGCCGGGTGGGCAACCAAAATAGAAGGATCTACCCTGGGAGTATCCCTAAGTGGCGGAAACCATTTTGCCTATACCCAAAAAGAACCCATTGGTGTTGTGGCTGCTATTGCTCCCTGGAATGTTCCTATGATGATGTATGCTTGGAAAATAGCACCTGCCCTTGCCTGTGGCTGTGCTGTAGTTTTTAAACCATCAGAAGAAACCCCTTTAACTGCATTACGACTAGCAGAATTATCTCAGGAAGCAGGTATCCCTGATGGAGTGATCAATGTAGTTAATGGCAGAGGGGCAACCGTCGGAAATTACCTGATCAATCACCCCAAGGTTCATAAAATAACTTTTACCGGGTCTTCTCAAGTAGGTAAAAACATAGGAAAACAAGCCGGACAAAATTTAAAAGAATTCACATTAGAACTAGGAGGTAAAAATCCAGTACTAGTACTCGATGATGCTGATCTGAATTCTCTACCCAAAGGAACTACCAAAGGGATTTTTTATAATCAGGGACAAGTATGTGTTTCCGGCTCCAGAATCTATCTTCCTAAACAAAAATATGATACCATCCTGAGTGATATAGGTGATATAGCCAAAACCATGAAAGTAGGACATGGAATGGATCAAACATCTCAAATGGGACCATTAGTTTCCAAATCACATATGGAACATGTTATAAAGTATATCGATTCTGGAATTGCAGCAGGAGCAGAAGTTATTGCAGGAGGTAATAAGCTATATAACAAAGGATATTATGTAGCTCCCACAGTATTTTCAAACCCAGATAATCATAAAATAGATATTTTAAAACAAGAAATATTCGGTCCTGTTCTCGTAGCTGTCTCCTACGATGGTTTAGATGATTTAATCCAAAAAGCTAATGATACTCCTTATGGACTGGCAGCAAGTATTTGGACAAAAAATGTAAGTAATATGCACTATTTACTGTCTAAACTACATGCAGGGATGATTTATGTCAATTCTCCTGTTCGGTCTGATCCAAATTTACCATTAGGAGGATTTAAACAATCTGGAATTGGTAATGAGCTGGGGAAAGCATCTATAGCAGCCTTCACCAGATCAAAATCCGTAGTAATCTCCTACTAA